A region of Sugiyamaella lignohabitans strain CBS 10342 chromosome A, complete sequence DNA encodes the following proteins:
- the ALG9 gene encoding dolichyl-P-Man:Man(6)GlcNAc(2)-PP-dolichol alpha-1,2-mannosyltransferase (Mannosyltransferase, involved in N-linked glycosylation; catalyzes both the transfer of seventh mannose residue on B-arm and ninth mannose residue on the C-arm from Dol-P-Man to lipid-linked oligosaccharides; mutation of the human ortholog causes type 1 congenital disorders of glycosylation; GO_component: GO:0005783 - endoplasmic reticulum [Evidence IEA]; GO_component: GO:0005783 - endoplasmic reticulum [Evidence IMP,ISS] [PMID 8692962]; GO_component: GO:0005789 - endoplasmic reticulum membrane [Evidence IEA]; GO_component: GO:0016021 - integral component of membrane [Evidence IEA]; GO_component: GO:0016021 - integral component of membrane [Evidence ISM] [PMID 12192589]; GO_component: GO:0016020 - membrane [Evidence IEA]; GO_function: GO:0052926 - dol-P-Man:Man(6)GlcNAc(2)-PP-Dol alpha-1,2-mannosyltransferase activity [Evidence IEA]; GO_function: GO:0052918 - dol-P-Man:Man(8)GlcNAc(2)-PP-Dol alpha-1,2-mannosyltransferase activity [Evidence IEA]; GO_function: GO:0004376 - glycolipid mannosyltransferase activity [Evidence IMP] [PMID 15987956]; GO_function: GO:0000030 - mannosyltransferase activity [Evidence IMP,ISS] [PMID 8692962]; GO_function: GO:0016740 - transferase activity [Evidence IEA]; GO_function: GO:0016757 - transferase activity, transferring glycosyl groups [Evidence IEA,IEA]; GO_process: GO:0006488 - dolichol-linked oligosaccharide biosynthetic process [Evidence IMP] [PMID 15987956]; GO_process: GO:0097502 - mannosylation [Evidence IEA]; GO_process: GO:0006486 - protein glycosylation [Evidence IEA]; GO_process: GO:0006486 - protein glycosylation [Evidence IMP] [PMID 8692962]) — MVHWSSVFIACLTVRLICARFSIIPDCDEVFNYWEPTHFLTHGFGLQTWEYSPVYAIRSWAYVGLHGLIIKALSYAIPSERPNDSVLFYGLRAVFAIFSAFTEAKLYAALSNNISRRVGFSYLVLSLLSSGMFHASVSYLPSSFALYFVTLALANFVEDTGRSGAKSSSQLITRGFTWLAVAGLLGWPFTLVLALPFGLRFTLKSFLGKSYSKYFVTVVKVLLSSGLILASIVAVDSIAYKKLGVVVPFNIVSYNVLNSDDSTGPTIFGTEPWTYYVFNLAINFNGATVLALLSLLAPLISRRPQNSAFYLLTIISPFFLWLSIFISTPHKEERFLYPVYSSLLLNSALGLEVVITISSKILGLVGIRWTHRGRLIGTVVVIAISIVSLSRSLALSIYYSAPLDVYDHIPYEANATSITNVCVGREWYRYPSSYFLAENQRLKFVKSGFSGLLPGEFQEQQADTTQATKYWWDLVGTSAVPSGMNNQNLEDHSKYVDIKECDYIVDTNSFSVDSEAGEELYITDKENWQPIYCGKFLDSSASSGIGRVLMLPPPLVTSTNTKLAGLYYCLMKRISSEN; from the coding sequence ATGGTTCATTGGTCGTCCGTGTTTATAGCATGTCTTACAGTCAGATTGATATGTGCTCGATTTTCAATTATACCTGACTGCGATGAAGTATTCAATTATTGGGAACCTACACATTTCCTTACTCATGGCTTTGGTCTTCAAACATGGGAATACTCACCAGTGTATGCGATTCGAAGTTGGGCTTATGTCGGTCTTCATGGTCTTATTATTAAGGCTCTTTCGTATGCTATTCCATCTGAAAGGCCTAATGATTCTGTGTTATTCTACGGTCTAAGAGCAGTGTTTGCTATTTTTTCGGCATTTACCGAAGCTAAACTGTACGCTGCTCTTAGTAACAACATCTCTAGGCGAGTAGGGTTCAGCTACCTTGTCCTTTCGCTTCTCTCAAGTGGAATGTTTCATGCGTCTGTTTCGTACCTGCCCTCTTCTTTTGCATTGTATTTTGTGACGTTGGCATTGGCCAACTTTGTTGAAGACACTGGGAGATCAGGAGCaaagagcagcagccagttgATAACCAGAGGATTTACTTGGTTGGCTGTGGCCGGACTATTGGGCTGGCCCTTTACTCTTGTTTTGGCATTGCCTTTTGGGCTAAGATTTACTTTGAAGTCATTTTTGGGTAAATCGTATTCGAAGTATTTTGTGACTGTGGTTAAAGTCCTTCTATCTAGCGGATTGATCTTGGCTTCCATTGTTGCAGTTGACTCAATCGCTTATAAAAAACTGGGTGTTGTGGTACCGTTCAATATTGTCTCTTACAATGTACTCAATTCTGACGACAGTACCGGACCAACTATTTTTGGAACAGAACCCTGGACTTATTACGTGTTCAACTTGGCCATTAACTTCAATGGCGCGACCGTCCTTGCTTTATTGAGTTTGCTTGCGCCACTGATAAGTCGTCGTCCTCAAAATTCTGCTTTCTACTTATTGACTATTATTTCACCCTTTTTCCTTTGGCTGTCgatttttatttccacTCCTCACAAGGAAGAGCGGTTCTTATACCCTGTCTACTCATCTCTGCTGCTTAACTCTGCCCTAGGTCTAGAGGTAGTCATCACAATAAGCAGTAAAATTCTTGGTTTGGTCGGAATTCGCTGGACGCATCGTGGTCGATTGATCGGAACTGTGGTGGTGATCGCAATCTCGATTGTGTCTCTGTCACGGTCACTTGCTCTTAGTATTTATTACAGCGCACCATTAGACGTGTATGATCATATTCCTTACGAGGCAAATGCCACTTCTATAACTAATGTTTGTGTTGGTCGCGAATGGTACCGCTACCCTTCCTCATACTTCCTCGCCGAGAATCAGCGACTGAAATTTGTAAAGAGCGGATTTTCAGGGCTATTACCAGGGGAGtttcaagaacaacaaGCTGATACGACGCAGGCAACGAAGTACTGGTGGGATCTTGTTGGAACCTCGGCTGTGCCATCTGGAATGAACAACCAAAACCTTGAAGACCATTCTAAATACGTTGATATTAAGGAATGCGACTACATAGTCGATACTAATTCCTTTTCAGTTGATAGCGAAGCAGGCGAAGAGCTGTATATCACCGATAAGGAGAATTGGCAACCAATATACTGTGGAAAATTCTTAGATTCTTCAGCTAGCAGTGGCATCGGTCGTGTCTTGATGCTGCCTCCACCTCTAGTAAcctccaccaacaccaagCTGGCAGGCCTGTACTACTGTCTTATGAAACGGATATCATCCGAAAATTGA
- the ADE12 gene encoding adenylosuccinate synthase (Adenylosuccinate synthase; catalyzes the first step in synthesis of adenosine monophosphate from inosine 5'monophosphate during purine nucleotide biosynthesis; exhibits binding to single-stranded autonomously replicating (ARS) core sequence; GO_component: GO:0005737 - cytoplasm [Evidence IEA,IEA,IEA]; GO_component: GO:0005737 - cytoplasm [Evidence IDA] [PMID 14562095]; GO_function: GO:0003688 - DNA replication origin binding [Evidence IDA] [PMID 8706758]; GO_function: GO:0005525 - GTP binding [Evidence IEA,IEA,IEA]; GO_function: GO:0004019 - adenylosuccinate synthase activity [Evidence IEA,IEA,IEA]; GO_function: GO:0004019 - adenylosuccinate synthase activity [Evidence IDA] [PMID 10417315]; GO_function: GO:0004019 - adenylosuccinate synthase activity [Evidence IMP] [PMID 5807803]; GO_function: GO:0004019 - adenylosuccinate synthase activity [Evidence IDA] [PMID 8706758]; GO_function: GO:0016874 - ligase activity [Evidence IEA]; GO_function: GO:0000287 - magnesium ion binding [Evidence IEA]; GO_function: GO:0046872 - metal ion binding [Evidence IEA]; GO_function: GO:0000166 - nucleotide binding [Evidence IEA]; GO_process: GO:0044208 - 'de novo' AMP biosynthetic process [Evidence IEA]; GO_process: GO:0006167 - AMP biosynthetic process [Evidence IEA]; GO_process: GO:0006164 - purine nucleotide biosynthetic process [Evidence IEA,IEA,IEA]; GO_process: GO:0006164 - purine nucleotide biosynthetic process [Evidence IMP] [PMID 5807803]): MLPSGLINPNCNNLVGSGVVIHVPSFFTELENIEKKGLDCRDRLFVSDRAHLVFDFHQIADGLKEKELSTSNKAIGTTGKGIGPTYSTKASRSGIRVHHLVSQEPGAWEEFVTRYKRLVDSRQKRYGEFEFDVEADLAKYKKYADELRPFVVDAIPFLNDALAAKKRILIEGANALMLDLDFGTYPYVTSSNTSIGGVCTGLGIPPQKLRNIYGVVKAYTTRVGAGPFPTEQLNEIGEHLQTVGAEFGVTTGRKRRCGWLDLVVLKFSTLINGYTSLNITKLDVLDQLPELKVAVGYKHNGKELASFPADLSLLEKVEVIYETLPGWKSDTSKCRTFSDLPENAKKYVEYIEKFLNVPVEWIGVGPGRESMLTRN, encoded by the coding sequence ATGTTGCCCTCAGGTTTAATTAACCCAAACTGTAACAATCTGGTTGGTTCGGGCGTGGTTATCCATGTGCCCTCTTTCTTCACTGAGTTGGAAAACATCGAGAAGAAGGGCTTGGATTGCAGAGACCGTCTATTTGTTTCTGATCGTGCCCAccttgtttttgatttccaCCAAATTGCTGATGGTTTGAAAGAGAAGGAGCTCAGCACTTCAAATAAGGCTATTGGTACCACTGGTAAGGGTATTGGCCCTACCTATTCTACTAAGGCCAGTAGAAGTGGTATTAGAGTGCACCACTTGGTGTCTCAAGAGCCAGGTGCGTGGGAGGAGTTCGTCACTAGATATAAGAGATTGGTTGACTCGCGTCAAAAGAGATATGGTGAATTCGAGTTTGATGTCGAAGCTGATTTGGCTAAATATAAGAAGTATGCTGATGAATTACGTccttttgttgttgatgctattCCCTTCTTGAACGATGCTTTGGCTGCTAAGAAACGTATTTTGATCGAGGGTGCTAACGCTCTTATGCTTGACTTGGACTTTGGTACCTATCCTTATGTTACTTCCAGTAACACTTCCATTGGAGGTGTTTGTACTGGCCTAGGAATCCCACCTCAAAAGCTCCGTAATATCTATGGAGTCGTTAAGGCCTATACTACGCGAGTTGGTGCCGGACCTTTCCCTACTGAACAACTTAACGAGATCGGCGAGCACTTACAGACTGTTGGTGCCGAGTTTGGTGTTACCACCGGTCGTAAGCGTCGTTGTGGTTGGCTCGACCTTGTGGTGTTGAAGTTTTCTACCCTGATTAATGGTTACACCTCGCTTAACATCACGAAGTTGGACGTTTTGGACCAACTTCCTGAGCTCAaagttgctgttggttACAAACACAATGGCAAGGAACTTGCTAGCTTTCCCGCTGATCTCAGTTTATTAGAAAAGGTCGAAGTCATTTATGAGACTCTTCCTGGTTGGAAGTCCGATACTTCCAAGTGCCGCACCTTCTCCGATCTCCCTGAGAACGCTAAGAAGTATGTCGAATACATTGAAAAATTCCTCAACGTCCCTGTTGAGTGGATTGGTGTCGGTCCAGGTAGAGAGTCCATGCTTACTAGAAATTAA
- the PHO13 gene encoding Pho13p (Alkaline phosphatase specific for p-nitrophenyl phosphate; also has protein phosphatase activity; GO_component: GO:0005737 - cytoplasm [Evidence IDA] [PMID 14562095]; GO_component: GO:0005634 - nucleus [Evidence IDA] [PMID 14562095]; GO_function: GO:0004035 - alkaline phosphatase activity [Evidence IDA] [PMID 9561742]; GO_function: GO:0016787 - hydrolase activity [Evidence IEA]; GO_function: GO:0016791 - phosphatase activity [Evidence IEA,IEA]; GO_function: GO:0004721 - phosphoprotein phosphatase activity [Evidence IDA] [PMID 9561742]; GO_process: GO:0008152 - metabolic process [Evidence IEA]; GO_process: GO:0006470 - protein dephosphorylation [Evidence IDA] [PMID 9561742]): protein MTVSSNKITTAAEVESFLSQYDDFLFDCDGVLWQGDVLLPSVVETLDLLRSQNKRLIFVTNNSTKSRQAYTKKFAKFGLTVTKEEIFGSSYSSAVYLSKVLKFPKDKKVLVIGESGIEEELTNAGIQYIGGTDPAFNSEVPADGIDKLEHDPSIGAVLCGLDLHINYYKIAHAMMQLNTPDQETLFLATNIDSTYPSHGKLLPGAGTIVGTLETCTGRKPVALGKPSSAMMDCIKAEFEFNPERACMVGDRLNTDMVFGTKGGLGTLFVLTGVDNEASIFAENRVASPKFYIDKLGSLYELLHGQNN, encoded by the coding sequence ATGACTGTCAGTAGTAATAAGATTACAACTGCAGCCGAGGTGGAATCATTTCTGAGTCAATATGACGACTTTTTGTTTGACTGTGACGGGGTGTTGTGGCAGGGAGATGTGTTGCTTCCGTCAGTAGTGGAGACTTTGGACTTGCTCCGATCTCAGAATAAGAGACTGATTTTTGTTACAAACAACTCAACAAAGTCACGCCAAGCTtacacaaaaaaatttgcCAAATTCGGTTTGACTGTGACCAAGGAAGAGATTTTTGGCTCATCATATTCGTCGGCCGTCTACCTTAGCAAAGTCTTAAAGTTCCCGAAAGATAAGAAAGTTCTGGTTATCGGAGAAAGtggaattgaagaagaactgacCAATGCAGGCATCCAATACATTGGAGGAACAGATCCGGCTTTTAACAGCGAAGTCCCGGCCGACGGGATTGATAAACTTGAGCACGATCCTTCTATTGGAGCAGTTCTCTGCGGTCTCGATTTGCATATTAATTATTACAAGATTGCACATGCCATGATGCAGCTCAATACCCCGGACCAGGAGACCTTATTTTTGGCTACCAATATCGACTCTACATATCCATCTCATGGAAAACTTCTGCCTGGTGCAGGAACCATTGTTGGCACTTTAGAGACTTGCACTGGCAGAAAACCAGTGGCGCTAGGAAAACCTTCTTCTGCCATGATGGATTGTATTAAAGCTGAATTTGAGTTTAATCCTGAACGCGCATGCATGGTCGGCGACCGCCTGAACACGGATATGGTTTTTGGCACTAAGGGTGGTCTTGGAACTTTGTTTGTGCTTACTGGAGTCGACAACGAGGCCTCTATTTTTGCTGAAAACAGAGTTGCTTCTCCTAAATTTTACATTGACAAGCTGGGAAGTCTTTACGAATTGTTGCATGGACAAAACAATTGA
- the PRB1 gene encoding proteinase B (Vacuolar proteinase B (yscB) with H3 N-terminal endopeptidase activity; serine protease of the subtilisin family; involved in protein degradation in the vacuole and required for full protein degradation during sporulation; activity inhibited by Pbi2p; protein abundance increases in response to DNA replication stress; PRB1 has a paralog, YSP3, that arose from the whole genome duplication; GO_component: GO:0005619 - ascospore wall [Evidence IBA]; GO_component: GO:0000324 - fungal-type vacuole [Evidence TAS] [PMID 2674123]; GO_component: GO:0000328 - fungal-type vacuole lumen [Evidence TAS] [PMID 9529893]; GO_component: GO:0005773 - vacuole [Evidence IEA,IEA]; GO_function: GO:0016787 - hydrolase activity [Evidence IEA]; GO_function: GO:0042802 - identical protein binding [Evidence IEA]; GO_function: GO:0008233 - peptidase activity [Evidence IEA]; GO_function: GO:0004252 - serine-type endopeptidase activity [Evidence IEA]; GO_function: GO:0004252 - serine-type endopeptidase activity [Evidence ISA] [PMID 3325823]; GO_function: GO:0004252 - serine-type endopeptidase activity [Evidence IMP] [PMID 377296]; GO_function: GO:0004252 - serine-type endopeptidase activity [Evidence IMP] [PMID 385314]; GO_function: GO:0008236 - serine-type peptidase activity [Evidence IEA]; GO_process: GO:0009267 - cellular response to starvation [Evidence IMP] [PMID 2674123]; GO_process: GO:0043086 - negative regulation of catalytic activity [Evidence IEA]; GO_process: GO:0006508 - proteolysis [Evidence IBA,IEA,IEA]; GO_process: GO:0030435 - sporulation resulting in formation of a cellular spore [Evidence IMP] [PMID 2674123]; GO_process: GO:0007039 - vacuolar protein catabolic process [Evidence IMP] [PMID 2674123]; GO_process: GO:0007039 - vacuolar protein catabolic process [Evidence IMP] [PMID 385314]), translating into MHYKSAFISLALVGLVVSQPIGSQSPKDYVVVWHESTTPEERSKHIHMLSKRDSSANIKGHFTIGNSVGIHGEFTPDLVNALSLHPAVDIVEPDTLEYGQQTLYTQNEAPWGLSRISHLQFAPNNTYGNGEYLFLSGNGEHTTVYILDTGIRTTHVEFANRIRWGQNFVDDINDDENGHGTHVAGTAAGSSVGVAKYADIVAVKILNADQTGTLSNFLKAMSWIVDDYKQQIASNSTSHAVINYSAIGETSDARDKAIGAAIDAGIFFVGASGNKEENACDFGPPNFGPNRKGQLIVAALNSTDEPASFTNYGPCIDVYAPGVEVRSSLNNSDTDYGLMSGSSMAAPHVAGLVAYYWSLNQSFSMDEISALIKNSNAGSVLNNFPDTVSNIAFNMANITQN; encoded by the coding sequence ATGCATTACAAGTCTGCTTTTATCTCTCTTGCCCTAGTAGGTTTAGTTGTCAGTCAACCTATAGGGTCGCAATCTCCAAAAGATTATGTTGTCGTTTGGCATGAAAGCACTACTCCTGAAGAGCGAAGCAAGCACATACACATGCTCAGCAAGCGTGATTCTTCTGCGAACATTAAGGGCCACTTTACCATTGGTAACTCAGTAGGAATTCATGGAGAGTTCACGCCAGATCTGGTGAATGCTCTGAGTCTTCACCCTGCTGTAGATATTGTTGAGCCAGATACTCTCGAGTATGGACAACAGACGTTATACACTCAGAACGAGGCCCCGTGGGGGTTATCCAGAATTTCTCACCTTCAATTTGCTCCAAATAACACATATGGCAATGGTGAATACCTGTTCTTGAGCGGGAATGGTGAGCATACTACAGTCTATATTCTAGACACTGGAATTAGGACAACTCATGTAGAATTTGCAAACAGAATTCGATGGGGACAAAATTTTGTCGATGACATCAACGACGATGAAAATGGCCATGGTACACATGTAGCAggtactgctgctggttcatCAGTTGGTGTCGCGAAATATGCCGATATTGTGGCGGTAAAGATTTTGAACGCCGACCAAACAGGCACGTTATCAAACTTCCTTAAGGCAATGTCATGGATAGTTGATGACTACAAACAACAAATTGCATCAAACTCTACATCACATGCGGTCATTAACTATTCTGCTATTGGTGAGACCTCCGACGCGAGAGATAAAGCAATTGGTGCTGCAATCGATGCTGGCATATTCTTTGTTGGGGCATCAGGAAATAAGGAAGAAAATGCATGTGATTTTGGTCCACCAAACTTTGGCCCCAATCGTAAAGGTCAGCTTATTGTTGCTGCCCTCAATTCCACGGATGAACCAGCATCTTTCACCAACTACGGACCTTGCATCGACGTTTACGCACCTGGTGTAGAGGTTAGAAGTAGTCTAAATAATTCCGACACTGATTATGGTCTTATGAGTGGTAGTTCAATGGCAGCTCCTCATGTTGCAGGTTTGGTTGCATACTATTGGTCTCTTAATCAATCTTTCTCAATGGATGAGATTTCCGCTTTGATTAAGAACAGCAATGCTGGATCTGTCTTGAACAACTTTCCGGACACTGTCAGTAATATTGCTTTCAACATGGCCAACATCACTCAGAATTAA